In Oncorhynchus clarkii lewisi isolate Uvic-CL-2024 chromosome 16, UVic_Ocla_1.0, whole genome shotgun sequence, one genomic interval encodes:
- the LOC139368223 gene encoding caveolae-associated protein 1b — MEVETSSLHLELQEQQQTLTEISDDEVNLPPSDDEDFGAAKERSSVALAVSEGDQEEKEEDKVGAQVNGVMVLALLDKIIGAVDQIQQTQSGLEARQQDMERSVTGIQGELTKLSKSHSTTSNSVNKMLEKVRKVSVNVKTVRANLEKQGGQIKRLESNENELLKRRNFKVMIYQDEVKIPSKLTVSKSMKLSELVEGGRGSVLDLKEGAEENGEEGEEKPHLDLSSDEEELEIEDVIEESRAERIKRSSLQRVQNIKSAFSKEKMGLTKEKMTKTREKMGLTKEKMTLTKEKMGFNRQKANKENVEKIPKPNAKENFDKTKQHAKENFDKTKKNAKENFDKTKQKTKENLEKTRHNIEKKMGKLGTRMSVNPEQKEKMKVSRQKVMKSFTPDHTVYARDKTAIYKVPPFTFHVKKFREGAMEPVEVQGTEMVEVSQDLNPFQGLEDDCHEGCVDLDVDVDMMNGGGEEEGMEDEEEEEEDEEDSHSLQEMHEDSEHVLVERDRDSD, encoded by the exons ATGGAAGTGGAAACATCCAGCCTGCACTTGGAGctgcaggagcagcagcagaccCTCACCGAAATCTCAGACGACGAAGTCAACCTGCCACCGTCGGATGACGAAGACTTTGGTGCCGCCAAGGAACGTTCGTCGGTGGCGCTCGCCGTGTCCGAGGGCGACCAGGAGGAAAAGGAAGAGGATAAAGTGGGCGCCCAGGTGAACGGCGTTATGGTCCTGGCTCTGTTGGACAAGATCATCGGGGCGGTGGACCAGATCCAACAGACGCAGAGTGGCCTGGAGGCTCGGCAGCAGGACATGGAGCGATCAGTGACGGGGATCCAGGGCGAGCTCACCAAACTGTCCAAGAGCCACAGCACCACGTCCAACTCAGTCAACAAGATGCTGGAGAAGGTGCGCAAGGTGAGCGTCAATGTGAAGACAGTGCGTGCCAACCTGGAGAAGCAAGGGGGTCAGATCAAGAGGCTGGAGAGCAACGAGAACGAGCTGCTGAAGAGGCGCAACTTCAAAGTCATGATCTACCAG GACGAGGTGAAGATTCCCTCTAAACTGACCGTGTCAAAGTCCATGAAGCTCTCAGAGCTGGTGGAGGGAGGACGAGGCAGCGTGCTGGACTTGAAAGAAGGAGCCGAGGAGaacggagaggagggagaagagaagccCCACTTGGACCTCTCCTCTGATGAGGAGGAGCTGGAGATCGAGGACGTCATCGAGGAGTCGCGCGCCGAACGCATCAAGCGTAGCAGCCTCCAGCGCGTACAAAACATCAAAAGTGCCTTCTCAAAGGAGAAGATGGGCTTGACCAAGGAGAAGATGACCAAGACCAGGGAAAAGATGGGCTTGACCAAGGAGAAGATGACATTGACCAAGGAGAAGATGGGCTTCAACAGGCAGAAAGCCAATAAGGAGAATGTGGAGAAAATCCCGAAGCCAAACGCCAAAGAGAATTTCGACAAGACCAAACAACACGCCAAAGAGAACTTCGACAAGACCAAAAAAAACGCCAAAGAGAATTTCGACAAGACCAAGCAGAAGACCaaggagaacctggagaagaCGCGCCACAACATCGAGAAGAAGATGGGCAAGCTGGGCACGCGCATGAGTGTCAACCCGGAGCAGAAGGAGAAGATGAAGGTGTCGCGGCAGAAGGTGATGAAATCCTTTACCCCCGACCACACCGTCTACGCCCGCGACAAGACCGCCATCTACAAGGTGCCTCCCTTCACCTTCCACGTCAAGAAGTTCCGCGAGGGGGCCATGGAGCCCGTGGAAGTCCAGGGGACGGAGATGGTGGAGGTATCCCAGGACCTGAACCCTTTTCAGGGACTGGAGGATGACTGCCACGAGGGGTGTGTGGATCTGGACGTGGACGTGGATATGAtgaatggaggaggagaggaggaaggaatggaggatgaagaggaagaggaagaggacgaggAGGACAGCCATTCCCTGCAGGAGATGCACGAGGACTCGGAGCATGTGCTGGTGGAGCGGGATAGGGACAGCGACTAG